The nucleotide sequence ACAATTGTAGAATTGACCCACTCCCtctaattctcaactaactatcaGCTCAACTACCTTTCTTGAACAATATCTCAATGTAACAGTAATAAACAGTGAACAGTGGCTAGTTTAACTAACTGTCAGTTATAACAGATTTTGCTGACATGGCAGATTCCAATTCTAATTAGCTAATTGTTGACATGGCAATTTCCAATTCTAATTAGCTAATTAGTGTAACATGTCTCTACTCAGAGTTTTGGGGACACAAGGATATGTTGCTGGAGAATATGCATTAACAGGACACTTGACTACCAAATCAGATGTTTACAGTTATGGGGTTGTCCTCTTAGAGTTGTTGACGGGCAGAGTTCCAGTTGATATGAAGAGATCTCCTGGAGACGGTGTTCTTGTTTCTTGGGCATTGCCCCGTCTCACTGATTGGGAAAAAGTTGTAGAGATAATGGATCCAGCGCTGGAGGGTCAGTATTCGATGAAAGAAGTTATTCAAGTTGCTGCTATTGCGGCAATGTGTGTACAACCGGAGGCTGATTACAGGCCACTGATGGCCAATATTGTGCAGTCTTTGGTTCCAGTGGTGAAACAACCACGTCCAGCGCTGAAGGCTGGTAGATGCTCTAGCTTTCACGCCACACAGTCCCCCATTGCTACACAATCTCCCAAGACTTAAGACTTCCTTCAAGCGACACATGCATATCTTCAACATTAGTTCTACCTTTTATGGAGTAACTCATTAAACTACAACATAAA is from Capsicum annuum cultivar UCD-10X-F1 unplaced genomic scaffold, UCD10Xv1.1 ctg15067, whole genome shotgun sequence and encodes:
- the LOC124890309 gene encoding PTI1-like tyrosine-protein kinase 2; translated protein: MSLLRVLGTQGYVAGEYALTGHLTTKSDVYSYGVVLLELLTGRVPVDMKRSPGDGVLVSWALPRLTDWEKVVEIMDPALEGQYSMKEVIQVAAIAAMCVQPEADYRPLMANIVQSLVPVVKQPRPALKAGRCSSFHATQSPIATQSPKT